Within the Glycine soja cultivar W05 chromosome 3, ASM419377v2, whole genome shotgun sequence genome, the region TAAGTAGATGAGCCATGTGATTAAATttagtcattaaaaaaaaacttcctacaaaagcaaaacaaataaaaaccgTGAAAAACAATTGAGCCTACCTGAGAAATAGTATATTCACAGATACGCTTAAGGCCATCCAGAAGATACTGATCTGCTGCTCTGAGCAGGTCCTGAGCAATATCCAAATTGACATCTACTGTTCCAGTGTATATATATCTAGAAtgccaacaaaaaaatcaattcagaCACAAGGCTTATTGTGATATTACAAAAAACACAAGAAAGGGATAGCAGAAGATGCACCTCATCATCAATTCAAAGACATCCCATTTAATATTTGGAATCACTATACTTTTGGCTTCCCTCTCCTGCATCATGAATCTCAAGATATTTATATGGATATTGAAATAGGACTAATATTAACAAAGGAGGGTAGTTACAGATAATGTACGACCTTTTATACATAGAATAACTGTTGAGAAAGAAGGGATGAAGAATTTTGACTGGTAGACCATGtcacaataaaaagaaaaaaggacttgaaaacaaaattacaaaacaattGATGCTTACCCTATAACTGCCATCAAACATTGCGCGAAATATATCTGAAGAAAGTAAACAATCTCTATGAGCATAAAAACTTCTTCCTGAAGAAAGGAAAACGATAAATTAGTACAGATATCGAAATCAGTTTCATTACAAACAACTAACGAAAAATAATAACAGCAGAAAATTTTAATAGCAGATACTCCACCTTCAACCAGAAATGTGACGTCAGAAAGTTTAGGATTGTTTACATATTCATCGCCAAAGTACATCTACAACAAATGCAACCAATAACAAATACTATTGTGaacaaaaaatgtgaaaaaaaaatctcagcTTCCCATTTTCATGCACTTAAAATATAGACAGTAAAATaccataaattcaatttcaaagacAATAACTACTATTCCAATTTAAATAACATGGTACAAATTGttcaataaataagaaaaaaaacaaaataaacgaATGTGATAAGCCCACACATAAAGAGCAAAAAATACCTGGAGAGTTGGTGATGGAGAAGCAATgtcaaaaagagagaaagaagaactGGCTTTGATAGCCAATTTATGAAGCGCCGCTGAAGCATCACTTTTCTGCTTTAAGTTTGAAGATTTAAGAGTATCCAGCAGCAATTTTAATCCTGAATATTTAGCACcatattgattgaaaatgcaTTCGAAGTACAGTGAGTgagaaattacaaaaatgtaGAGATTAATTATTTACCATTATTGTTAATGAATATAGTTTTACGATCATGAGGAGAACATAAATAAGCAAGAGCAATAGCTACACGTCTTTGAACAGCTTCCGCAAAGCGCATAAGATGTATTAGGTGTTTCAACACCTGCCAAAGAGGTatagatataaaaatcatatcCAATAACataaagatatattaaaaaaatatagtttaaataGATTATAATTCTCATCTATGACTAAAACAAATCACCCCATAGAATTTGCAAGAAAACTCACTCGCCCTTGAGTCttttcctctaatttttttaaggtcTTTGCTACACATTCTACAGTTTGCTGCAAGTTAAAAGACgatcacaaacaaggaaacccACTTAATAAATTGGTGAGAGAAAGGAGTTCTGTAAGTGAACATTAACAACTAAATTATCATTAAGAAGGAATGCAAGTGTATTGCTTTTATTTCGAAGAGTAAATGAACATACTTGATTTCTGAAATTTCCAGCCTTCAGTTTTCGAAAACCATCAGCCTTAATAATGGCAGCAACATTGTCCTATCATACAAAGTTGTTACATCAGTGGCAGCATATCATATTATCATTGCACATCAATGATATCTAAGGACAACATAATGGTTGACCAAGTAAAGAACAAGGAAATTAACTTCACCTCATTATCAGCGAGACTATAGAGAGCAAAAATAGCATTTTGTTGGACTGGCACCTTCTTTGAGTCAAGAAGTTTGAGCAGAGGCTCTATACCTCCACATTGACCAATACCAGCTTGATTATGTGAGTCCTGAAATTAGAATTATATGTGCAAAAAAAGGTTATGCAAGAAAATGGTAAGAGTAAAAAACAACACATAAAATTACAGAAAAAGGAGCATACTTTTTTGCACCATTTGATGCccgtttatatataaattaagaaaatccaCCCATTAAGAGTTAGGTTTAAGAAAGGGAACCccaaattcagccaaaaatactTAGTGTAACTTTAAGACTATGTGTGCTACATTATTAAAACACATCAATAGTTATCAATTTTAAAACGGTGGTGTGCAGCAGCTAATACTAAAAATGTTATAGTGAGATAActgttattttaaatattataatgaaaACTGAATAGTTTACACTACACATAAATTatcaaaaatcaaaactaaaagcccaaaattaaagaaattcaaGATAAGCAATACATCACAGACTTGCAGTTTTACACACAATCACCATCAATCAAGGAGCATgataaaatacaaaacaatgaaaaatgaaagatgatggtaaaattaatagaaaaagaacATAACATATTGAGAGTAATCACCTGTGCCAACCTCCCAAGTGCAAAAGCTGACATTTCCTGAAGCTCAGCATCTGGAGACCTAAGCATGTCAACTAATGGTGGAATAGCCCCTCTTTGGCAAATATGAACCTACATGAACCACAAAATATGGAATTCAATAAGAGGATTTCATAACTGACAGATTCATCATATTACAAGTTTGCAAAAAACTAAATCCACCTTGCAATCTGAATCTGTTGTGGCAAACTGACCAATTAAAAGGGCTGCTTCTCTTTGGCTCTCCGAACAGCAAGAACTGTcattgaaattttgaaacttaggGGGAAAACGGAAAAGtactaaattacaaaataataacatGGAAGTAGTAACTCACTTTCAGAAAACATCTATAATGTTCAATAAACATCATTCTTCTATGGATTGCTTATAGGAAAAACCAAGATAGAAGTATAATATTACCTAAGTAAAGAAATGACAGGTTGTAAAGCACCTGCTAGAAGAACTTCTTTCTTAATATCTGGAGAAGAGTGGACCAGATTTCCAATCACACCAACCTACAAAAAGCGCTAACTCAGCTAGTGCTAGTAGCTTAGAACTCTGCAAGCAGCAATCTATAAAATGCATTGGACTGTGTAAAGTCATATAAGCATATTACCGCCTCATAATGTGTTTTAGGATCCTCTGATTGAAGCATTAGTACAAGAGTGGGTAATGCATTGCTTTCAACAATCTGCaatattttattcttgtaaACAACCATACCAACAATATCTATCACACCAATTTACTTCAAAAAGTCAACTACCTGATTTTTATTGCCATCGTTTTTAAATGCAAGAGTTCGCAAGGCCCGTGCAGCTGCTCGCTGTACCTTTATGTCATTGAATTCAAGCAATTCAACAAGAGGAGCTATACCGCCTTCCATCCTGAATATACCACTTGTATATAAGAGTAAATAATACAGTATTTTTGAAGgtatggaaaaagagaaaacctgAATAGGGTTTTAATGCCATTATTTTCATGGATTAGGCTGGTTATTGCATCAGCTACTCTCTTTAGAAGGTCAATAAGTGGTTGAGAAGTAGTACTGATCTTTTGCATCCTTAACCAATCAACAAGACAGGGTAAGGCTCCAGCATCTACAATGAGCTGCTGATACTCTTGCTGTTTCACGATAAAGatatagcaaaaataaaatcagaattAAGATGCTTcatgatttataaaataatctgaaacaaagaaaaagagaaatgaattaaagaaaagaaaatcatagcCATTTTTCTGGAAACAAGGGTCACGGATATACTGCTAAAGAAGATCAAATGGAATGTACATAGAGATTCAATATTGTTATTACTTGTACGTAGTATGATTGAGTAATTAACCCCATACACCCAAATTCTTTACAACATGTCTGTGAAGACTGTAATGGCAGCTGCTCTTTGAGCAGGTGAATAATAAACAATTCAGAGAAACCTTAGGTGATTTGCACTAATAAAAAACAATGGGGCAGGAGCACGACAAGTGAGCAATTCCAATCTATTTGCCTCTTATATATCCAATAACCGCCAATTGAAAActaaatattgatattgattgacAAGTCattctaaattattatttactgaTATCCATTTAGggtttaaaatttgtaatttagaattttctGACTTGGAGGTAAGCTTCCACACCTACACACATGCACAACTATCTATCAATGGATAATTCATCTAGCTTGAACCGAAACCTTTTGATGGATAAATCTAAAATCAACACTACAGTTacaatttcatataattaaaatatttagagagaaaggaaaaagtAAAACTTATTTACTTCAATGGCAAGAAGCTCAAGGATGACCGCACATCTTTTGACGACATCAAACTGATCATGTTCCGTAACACCATCGCTGTAATCTTTCACAGTTTCTGCCTCATGACCGTCATATTTCCGCATGTTGTCTGTCAACCGAAGATGCCTCACCAGAGCAGGGACGACACCGCAATTCAGTATAGTATCCACAAGATcctctaaagaaaaaaaaaagagaggtgtCAATCAAACGGAAATGCAAAATTCAATAAAAGCACGaaacacaaaaattaaagaaacgaaaaagaaaagtgaagtaCCATTTGCGGCGAGTACAGAGAGGGAGTGGACAGCGCTCTTAACGGTAGCACAATCCAACGCAGTGAACGGAATAGCAGCGGAGTTGAGGAGAGAAACCTGTTTGAGAATCTTTGCAGAGATCTTTGACGCCTTGGTATGTGTCTGGTCTTCGGTTAGATCTGCTTCGAGCTTCCGCTTCGAGCTTCTTCTAGCAACAGGGTAACGCTTTTCCATGGGATTTGGGAAcgaaatcaaaacaaaataaattaattggcCCTTGTGAGCTTCTCTTATgaatagtttttttcttcttccttttaagTTAAGTTTAGGGGAAGTTTGAATTTTGGCGCCaatcatttttcatttgaattttggcGCCAATCATTTTTCATATCccgccttttttttttgtcttccttCTGCCATGCGCGACTGACTGCATTCCTCCTCATTGttccatttatatttatattattattaaattggataaatatatttttaatccttgtaatttcatcttttttaattcttcaagttttatatcattaaatttaattattatatttcattaaaaacatatttttagttcttatgcaCATATTATTCACAAATAACATCAATGCTTGGATAATGAATTATTATTCCTTTTCATCCTGATTGCCAAGAACAAATTAT harbors:
- the LOC114406857 gene encoding ARM REPEAT PROTEIN INTERACTING WITH ABF2-like; the protein is MEKRYPVARRSSKRKLEADLTEDQTHTKASKISAKILKQVSLLNSAAIPFTALDCATVKSAVHSLSVLAANEDLVDTILNCGVVPALVRHLRLTDNMRKYDGHEAETVKDYSDGVTEHDQFDVVKRCAVILELLAIEQEYQQLIVDAGALPCLVDWLRMQKISTTSQPLIDLLKRVADAITSLIHENNGIKTLFRMEGGIAPLVELLEFNDIKVQRAAARALRTLAFKNDGNKNQIVESNALPTLVLMLQSEDPKTHYEAVGVIGNLVHSSPDIKKEVLLAGALQPVISLLSSCCSESQREAALLIGQFATTDSDCKVHICQRGAIPPLVDMLRSPDAELQEMSAFALGRLAQDSHNQAGIGQCGGIEPLLKLLDSKKVPVQQNAIFALYSLADNEDNVAAIIKADGFRKLKAGNFRNQQTVECVAKTLKKLEEKTQGRVLKHLIHLMRFAEAVQRRVAIALAYLCSPHDRKTIFINNNGLKLLLDTLKSSNLKQKSDASAALHKLAIKASSSFSLFDIASPSPTLQMYFGDEYVNNPKLSDVTFLVEGRSFYAHRDCLLSSDIFRAMFDGSYREREAKSIVIPNIKWDVFELMMRYIYTGTVDVNLDIAQDLLRAADQYLLDGLKRICEYTISQEISEENVSLLYKMSEDFNATSLKHSCILFMLEKFDKLRCEPWYCPLVRHILPDICMFFSTLLVKSHPTDS